TAATGCATTCCCGGAAGCGGGCGTCGACAAGTTAATTGAAACCATGAGTCAGTTCGAACAGGAAAATGCCTCTTGAATCAACCCCAGGACGATAAAGCACATGCGGATATAGGGCTGGTCTGTGCTCTGCCGATGGAGGTCCAGCCGTTTCTGGACCGCTGCGAGCACCTCAAAAAGTACACCGGCGGTTCGTATGTGTTTCGGGGTGGTTTCCTGGATCGAATCAAAGTTGCTGTGGTGCAGACGGGAGTGGGCTTTGCCCGCGCCCGGGCTGCAACCCAGGCATTGATCGACGCACACTCTCCACCGTGGGTTCTTTCCATTGGTTTCTCGGGGGCACTGCAGTCCGGGATGCGAGTGGGGGATATCGTGGTCGCGACGTCGATCTGTGATCTGCACGGACAGGAACTGACGAACGACGTCCATTTTCCGGAAGATCCGGAGAACGGGCTCTATGTGGGCCGGATTCTCAATGCTGACGAAATCGTCCGGACCGTCGAGGAAAAACAGAAACTGGCCGCGGAGTATGATGCGCTGGCCGTCGATCTGGAAAGCCTCGCGGTGGCCCAGGTCTGTCACGCACAACAACGGGGATTCATGGCGATCCGGGTGATCAGCGATGACTGCTCAACAGACTTGCCCAAAGAAGTGCTCTCAATTTTAGGGGAGACGGGGGCCGTGCGTGCGGGCGCTGCACTGGGAGCGGTCTTCAAGCGTCCGGAAAGTATCAAAGAGATGTGGAAGATGCGCGGTGATGCGTCTCGTGCTGCCACTCGCCTGGCCAGTTTTCTGGAAGGCGTGGTTGTGCAACTCTACGATGCCCGGCATTAGTAATCAATGAGGGGCTCACCGCCGTCGGGTGTGCTCAGTGCTTTGAGAATGGCAGGATCGATATTGCGATCGACAAACAATACCCGACCATCGCAGAACAGCACATGATTTCCTCCCCGGGAAAGCGATTTCTTCCCTGGTCCAATGACTGCGGAGGGGACTGTTAATGAGCTCGGGTCTCCCCAGGGTTTGAATCCTTCTCCGAGTTCGACGGCCATGATGGTATTTGACGATCCATCCGTGATGGATTCCCGTATTTTCATGCCTTGATTCTGTTTTAAAACGAGTTTGTTGCCTGCAAAGTGAGAGAGTGCATAATCTTCCCGGGAGTGGGTCTGGCTTGTGTTTGGGCTCAGGTAGACGGAGATTTCCTGTTGGAACGGGGGGCGGTTTTCCGGAGCGTCCCAAGACTTCTGGAAGTCAATCTGTTTGAAAACAGACTCGTGGTCGAGATAGGGGAGGATCAAAGCCTGCCAACTCTGGAAGGGATGATCTTTGCTGTCTGAGAGGGCGCCTGGGGGAAATGTGGTATTCTGCTCATGGTATAATTGTAGAGCCAGACCGATCTGCTTCAGATGATTTTTCGTAACAGACCGCCGCCGACCGCTGGACCTGAAGAACTGCATGTCGAGCAGAGGGATCAGGATGGCAACAGCGATTAACAGAACTAGAACCAGATTGACTGGATCAAATCTGCAGCGGGGAGTTTTCGGAGATGATGCATTTTCATGGGGGCGAGAAAACTGTTCCGGTAAACTGTCTGCAGTCTGAAATTGCCGGTCTGTTCCCTGCCGGATCAGATCTGTTTGTGTGATTTTTCCTGTTGTCAGGAGATCTTCCAGTTCCTGATCTGAATACGGTCCCGTGATTTGCTCGTTACGCTTCAGGTACCAGTTAGCCATGGAACTCTTTCAGTATGAATTAGAACTCTCCCACGATTTCACCACCAGCAGGGGTACTCAACGCTTCCAGAACGCCGGGATCAATGTTTTCTGAAACGAAGCGCACGGCGCCGTCTCCCAGCATGACGTGGCTGCCGCCGCGGAACGCGGATTTTGCACCTGAGCCAATATAGTCGACGGGATTACCAAAATTCGTGGGATCTCCCCAGGCTTTGAAATTATCTCCCGCTTCAAATGCGAGTATGGTATTCGAAGTGCCATCTGTGATGTTCCGGATCCGCAGGTGACTGTTTTCGTTTAACGCTTTTTCATTGGCCATATAATGTGATAATGCCAGACCAGCGGGGGTATATTTATCCTCGATCTGTGGGTTCAGGTAGACTGGTAGCTCCAACTGAAACAGAGTCTGATTATGTGGGGCAGACCAGGGTTCATTAAAATCGACTCGATTGTAGAGCGGTGCGTTGTCTACGAAAGGCAGAATATAGGTCTGCCAGCTGTGGTAGGGAGTACCATCGGTGCGGGCTGTTCCTCCAGGTGGAAATACACTGTGAGTATCGTGGTAATTGTGGATGCCAATTGCGATCATCTTCAGGTTATTTTTTGAGTGTGATCGGCGGGCGGCGTCACGTGCCGTCAGGATGGCTGGAAGTAGTAATGCCATCAGGACGAGCACAACCAGAATTCCACCTCCCCCCAGCACGGCGATGATAAAAAGCGTTGATTTATTATTTTTTGTTGCTGGCTCGCGGGAGGAGGAAACCGTTTCAAAATCCTCGTCCGGTAACAGGCCGGGAATCTGGTGTGCTTCGATGAACGAGCCGTCTTCTCCCTTGCGGATGAGGTCTGTGTCCTTGATGCGTCCCTCTGTAGCCAGTTCCTTGAGACGCTGCTGAGTTAAAGGGCCAGCGGTTTCAGAGCCACGCTTTACGTACCAGTTTGCCATCCTGCTGAACTCCTTGGGGAAATGTTGTTGATATTCGTTCAGCATACCCGGCTGTTGATCTGGGGTACAGAGGGATAGGCAATACTTTGAATATTTATTGCTTTTGCTGATGAAGAAAAGATTAGAAATCACCAGTCGAATCGGCACTGGAGGGAGTGCTCAACGCTTTGAGAATGGCAGGATCGATGTCTTTCGAAATTAAGCGTACGGATCCATCACACATCAGGGCCTGATTTCCATCGGCGAATGAGGAAACTTTATCCGGTCCGATAATCTTCTGCGGATCTTCCAGGGAAGTCGGGTCGCCCCAGGCCTGAAAGTCATTCCCGCGTTCCACGGCCAGAATGGTATATTGCGGTCCGTCTGAGATACTTTCATAGGTTCTGGGAAAGTCGTCTCTGAGCAGTAGTCGATTGCCGACATAATGCGACAAAGCCAGTCCATCGGGTGTGACTTTTTCTGTGATCAGCGGATTTAGATAAACGGGAACCTGTTGCTGAAAGAGATTATAGTTAACGGGATGTGTCCAGCGCATCTTTAGATTTATTTTTGAGTACAATTCAGCTTCACCTAAAAAGGGGAGAATTGCAGTCTGCCAGCCATGATTAGGATGGACCGATTCTTTGAACATGGCGTGTGGTGGGTACCGGTATCGATCTTTGTAGTAATCGATGACAGCACGGTTGATTTGTCTCAGATTTTTCTTTGAATCAGACCGGTTGGTGGCGACCACCATTCTGTCCAGGAAGAAGGTGGGGGCTTCCGGTTGAGTACGTGTGGAGACCACATTAGCGGGTGGAACT
This sequence is a window from Gimesia chilikensis. Protein-coding genes within it:
- a CDS encoding DUF1559 family PulG-like putative transporter, with translation MANWYLKRNEQITGPYSDQELEDLLTTGKITQTDLIRQGTDRQFQTADSLPEQFSRPHENASSPKTPRCRFDPVNLVLVLLIAVAILIPLLDMQFFRSSGRRRSVTKNHLKQIGLALQLYHEQNTTFPPGALSDSKDHPFQSWQALILPYLDHESVFKQIDFQKSWDAPENRPPFQQEISVYLSPNTSQTHSREDYALSHFAGNKLVLKQNQGMKIRESITDGSSNTIMAVELGEGFKPWGDPSSLTVPSAVIGPGKKSLSRGGNHVLFCDGRVLFVDRNIDPAILKALSTPDGGEPLIDY
- a CDS encoding DUF1559 family PulG-like putative transporter; translated protein: MANWYVKRGSETAGPLTQQRLKELATEGRIKDTDLIRKGEDGSFIEAHQIPGLLPDEDFETVSSSREPATKNNKSTLFIIAVLGGGGILVVLVLMALLLPAILTARDAARRSHSKNNLKMIAIGIHNYHDTHSVFPPGGTARTDGTPYHSWQTYILPFVDNAPLYNRVDFNEPWSAPHNQTLFQLELPVYLNPQIEDKYTPAGLALSHYMANEKALNENSHLRIRNITDGTSNTILAFEAGDNFKAWGDPTNFGNPVDYIGSGAKSAFRGGSHVMLGDGAVRFVSENIDPGVLEALSTPAGGEIVGEF
- a CDS encoding DUF1559 family PulG-like putative transporter yields the protein MNSQPDPNSGTVESTNQFTPSHRSLMTILGGCLFSILLLLFLFQNILDLPLIKQNGSTQQDDTHKVPPANVVSTRTQPEAPTFFLDRMVVATNRSDSKKNLRQINRAVIDYYKDRYRYPPHAMFKESVHPNHGWQTAILPFLGEAELYSKINLKMRWTHPVNYNLFQQQVPVYLNPLITEKVTPDGLALSHYVGNRLLLRDDFPRTYESISDGPQYTILAVERGNDFQAWGDPTSLEDPQKIIGPDKVSSFADGNQALMCDGSVRLISKDIDPAILKALSTPSSADSTGDF
- a CDS encoding phosphorylase family protein: MNQPQDDKAHADIGLVCALPMEVQPFLDRCEHLKKYTGGSYVFRGGFLDRIKVAVVQTGVGFARARAATQALIDAHSPPWVLSIGFSGALQSGMRVGDIVVATSICDLHGQELTNDVHFPEDPENGLYVGRILNADEIVRTVEEKQKLAAEYDALAVDLESLAVAQVCHAQQRGFMAIRVISDDCSTDLPKEVLSILGETGAVRAGAALGAVFKRPESIKEMWKMRGDASRAATRLASFLEGVVVQLYDARH